One Homo sapiens chromosome 16 genomic scaffold, GRCh38.p14 alternate locus group ALT_REF_LOCI_1 HSCHR16_CTG2 genomic window carries:
- the DECR2 gene encoding peroxisomal 2,4-dienoyl-CoA reductase [(3E)-enoyl-CoA-producing], producing the protein MAQPPPDVEGDDCLPAYRHLFCPDLLRDKVAFITGGGSGIGFRIAEIFMRHGCHTVIASRSLPRVLTAARKLAGATGRRCLPLSMDVRAPPAVMAAVDQALKEFGRIDILINCAAGNFLCPAGALSFNAFKTVMDIDTSGTFNVSRVLYEKFFRDHGGVIVNITATLGNRGQALQVHAGSAKAAVDAMTRHLAVEWGPQNIRVNSLAPGPISGTEGLRRLGGPQASLSTKVTASPLQRLGNKTEIAHSVLYLASPLASYVTGAVLVADGGAWLTFPNGVKGLPDFASFSAKL; encoded by the exons GGACAAAGTGGCCTTCATCACAGGAGGCGGCTCTGGGATTGGGTTCCGGATTGCTGAGATTTTCATGCG GCACGGCTGCCATACGGTGATTGCCAGTAGGAGCCTGCCGCGAGTGCTGACG GCCGCCAGGAAGCTGGCTGGGGCCACCGGCCGGCGCTGCCTCCCTCTCTCTATGGACGTCCGAGCGCCCCCAGCTGTCATGGCCGCCGTGGACCAGGCTCTGAAGGAGTTTGGCAGAATCGACATTCTCATTAACT gtgcGGCCGGGAACTTCCTGTGCCCCGCTGGCGCCTTGTCCTTCAACGCCTTCAAGACCGTGATGGACATCGATACCAGCGGCACCTTCAATGTGTCTCGTGTGCTCTATGAGAAGTTCTTCCGG GACCACGGAGGGGTGATCGTGAACATCACTGCCACCCTGGGGAACCGGGGGCAGGCGCTCCAGGTGCATGCAGGCTCCGCCAAGGCCGCTGTGG ACGCGATGACGCGGCACTTGGCTGTGGAGTGGGGTCCCCAAAACATCCGCGTCAACAGCCTCGCCCCTGGCCCCATCAGTGGCACAGAGGGGCTCCGGCGACTGG GTGGCCCTCAGGCCAGCCTGAGCACCAAGGTCACTGCCAGCCCGCTGCAGAGGCTGGGGAACAAGACCGAGATCGCCCACAGCGTGCTCTACCTGGCCAGCCCTCTGGCTTCCTACGTGACGGGGGCCGTGCTGGTGGCCGATGGCGGGGCATGGTTGACGTTCCCAAACGGTGTCAAAGGGCTGCCGGATTTCGCATCCTTCTCTGCTAAGCTCTAG